One window of the Posidoniimonas polymericola genome contains the following:
- a CDS encoding DUF1553 domain-containing protein: MEPVVTRNPFCIQAWCLLAAVSITLPTVAAANDAGEPQYNRDIRPILAENCFACHGADSAARKAGLRLDQREAAVEYGAIEPGDPAVSSMIERILTDDPGLVMPPPEIKKTLTDQQKQTLRRWVAAGAEYQPHWSLIPPRQQSPPVVQNEAWVRNPIDRFILARLESEGLGPAAECEPHQLFRRLHLDITGLPPEPETADKFAADYENRKDLALSEWIDHLMASNAWGEHRARYWLDAARYGDTHGLHFDNYREMWPYRDWVIRSFNKNQPFDRFAVEQLAGDLLPDPTLDQLVATGLQRCNITTNEGGTIDEENLANYSADRVQTYGWVFLGMTTNCAQCHDHKFDPITMRDYYALAAFFNNTEAPAKDGNVADGAGPTIRTPAAADRDRWDALPDEIAAAEQLRGARRVAAGADFDAWLAGATPDSLASVGADALETHLPLTEGAGDKVEDTVGSQAAPAATGPLRWTPDGKLGPAVVLSNEATLALEDAGDFEGNEAFSYGGWVRSASPGSGAGIIARMDVGNNYRGWDLWQDGGRLAVHIIDNWPGNALKVSTKESVVQADQWMHVLATYDGSGKAAGIRIYVNGRAAPLNTDQGSLNPGASIRTETPLRIGQRSEGAVLEGGSVQDVRIFRRRLSDAEALLLASRPQLRDALDTAANDRTPEQRGDLLEHFLTSVDPAYQRLDAQVAALSSERQAIEARSPLTHIQREREDRQPATKILMRGAYDQPGEEVTADVPSAFPSLPEGAPHNRLGLAQWTVDRANPLTARVTVNRFWQEVFGQGLVVTSEDFGVTGMLPSHPRLLDWLAVEFQDSGWDVKNLFKMMLMSAAYRQSAAATADEVERDPANALLARGPRFRMDAEVLRDTALASSGLLSRKMYGPGTRPYQPSDLWNVVGLPEGDTRDYVQDTGEGNYRRTVYQFWKRMAHPPNLEAFNAPSREVCTVRRERTNTPLQALVTLNDPQFVEAARRLAEITLRDHAADDQQALRYVASRVLCRDFTQAELQVLLADKQAYLDHYQSSPEDAAALLGVGDAPLDERLSKVDLACWTMLCSQVMNLDEALCK; this comes from the coding sequence ATGGAACCCGTTGTCACCCGTAATCCGTTCTGCATCCAAGCCTGGTGCTTGCTTGCGGCAGTGTCGATCACGCTGCCTACCGTGGCAGCCGCGAACGATGCCGGGGAGCCCCAGTACAACCGCGACATCCGGCCAATCCTGGCGGAGAACTGCTTCGCCTGCCACGGCGCCGACAGCGCGGCGCGCAAGGCGGGCCTGCGGCTGGACCAGCGCGAGGCGGCGGTCGAGTACGGGGCGATCGAGCCCGGCGACCCTGCCGTCAGCAGCATGATCGAACGGATCCTGACCGACGATCCGGGCTTGGTGATGCCGCCGCCGGAGATCAAGAAGACACTCACCGACCAGCAGAAGCAGACGCTCCGCCGGTGGGTCGCAGCCGGCGCCGAGTACCAGCCGCACTGGTCGCTGATCCCGCCGCGGCAGCAGTCCCCACCGGTCGTGCAGAACGAGGCTTGGGTGCGGAACCCAATCGACCGCTTTATCCTGGCGAGGCTCGAGTCCGAAGGCCTCGGGCCGGCCGCCGAGTGCGAACCCCACCAACTGTTCAGGCGGCTGCACCTCGACATCACCGGCCTGCCGCCCGAGCCGGAGACCGCCGACAAGTTCGCCGCGGACTACGAGAATCGCAAGGACCTTGCGCTCAGCGAGTGGATCGACCACCTGATGGCGTCGAACGCGTGGGGCGAGCACCGCGCGCGGTACTGGCTCGACGCCGCCCGCTACGGCGACACCCACGGGCTGCACTTCGACAACTACCGCGAGATGTGGCCGTACCGCGACTGGGTAATCCGCTCGTTCAACAAGAACCAGCCGTTCGACCGGTTCGCCGTCGAGCAGCTCGCCGGCGACCTGCTCCCCGACCCCACGCTCGACCAGCTGGTCGCGACCGGGCTGCAGCGGTGCAACATCACCACCAACGAGGGGGGCACGATCGACGAGGAGAACCTCGCCAACTACTCCGCCGACCGGGTGCAGACCTACGGCTGGGTGTTCCTCGGCATGACCACCAACTGCGCGCAGTGCCACGACCACAAGTTCGACCCGATCACAATGCGCGACTACTACGCGCTGGCCGCGTTCTTCAACAACACCGAGGCGCCCGCCAAGGACGGCAACGTCGCCGACGGCGCCGGACCGACCATCAGGACTCCCGCGGCCGCCGACCGAGACCGCTGGGACGCCCTGCCCGACGAGATCGCCGCCGCCGAGCAGCTCCGCGGGGCCCGCCGGGTGGCGGCCGGCGCCGACTTCGACGCCTGGCTCGCCGGCGCCACGCCGGACAGCCTGGCGAGCGTTGGCGCCGACGCTCTCGAGACGCACCTGCCACTCACCGAGGGCGCCGGCGACAAGGTAGAAGATACAGTCGGGTCGCAGGCAGCGCCCGCCGCGACCGGCCCGCTCCGCTGGACGCCCGACGGCAAGCTGGGCCCCGCAGTAGTCCTCAGCAACGAAGCGACCCTCGCGTTGGAAGACGCCGGCGACTTCGAGGGTAACGAGGCGTTCAGCTACGGCGGCTGGGTGCGCAGCGCGAGCCCCGGCTCGGGGGCCGGAATCATTGCCCGGATGGACGTCGGCAACAACTACCGCGGCTGGGATCTGTGGCAGGACGGCGGCAGGCTGGCGGTGCACATCATCGACAACTGGCCCGGCAACGCGTTGAAGGTTAGCACGAAGGAGTCGGTCGTTCAGGCAGATCAGTGGATGCACGTGCTCGCCACCTACGACGGCTCCGGCAAGGCGGCCGGCATCCGCATCTACGTGAACGGGCGGGCCGCCCCACTCAACACCGACCAAGGCTCGCTCAACCCCGGAGCCTCGATCCGAACGGAAACGCCGCTGCGCATCGGGCAACGAAGCGAGGGCGCGGTGCTAGAAGGCGGGTCGGTCCAGGATGTGCGAATCTTCCGCCGCAGGCTCTCGGACGCCGAGGCGCTGCTGCTGGCCAGCCGACCGCAACTCCGTGACGCGTTGGATACGGCCGCCAACGACCGCACCCCCGAGCAACGCGGTGACTTGCTCGAGCACTTCCTCACTTCGGTTGACCCTGCTTACCAGCGGCTCGACGCGCAGGTCGCCGCGCTGAGCTCCGAGCGTCAGGCGATCGAGGCCCGCAGCCCACTCACCCACATCCAGCGAGAGCGGGAGGACCGCCAGCCGGCCACCAAGATCCTGATGCGTGGCGCCTACGACCAGCCCGGCGAGGAAGTAACCGCCGACGTGCCGTCTGCATTTCCTTCGCTCCCCGAGGGCGCGCCGCACAACAGGCTCGGCCTGGCTCAGTGGACCGTGGACCGAGCCAACCCACTCACCGCCCGTGTCACGGTGAACCGTTTCTGGCAGGAGGTTTTCGGACAGGGGCTAGTCGTCACGTCGGAGGACTTCGGCGTCACCGGCATGCTGCCTAGCCACCCGCGGCTGCTCGATTGGCTGGCGGTTGAGTTCCAGGATTCGGGGTGGGACGTAAAAAACCTCTTCAAGATGATGCTGATGAGCGCCGCGTACCGCCAATCAGCGGCCGCCACGGCCGACGAGGTCGAACGCGACCCCGCCAACGCCTTGCTCGCCCGCGGCCCGCGATTCCGCATGGACGCCGAGGTGCTCCGCGACACGGCGCTCGCCTCGAGTGGGCTGCTCTCCCGCAAGATGTACGGCCCCGGCACGCGGCCCTACCAGCCGAGCGACCTCTGGAACGTGGTCGGCCTGCCCGAGGGCGACACCCGCGACTACGTGCAGGACACCGGCGAAGGCAACTACCGCCGCACGGTGTACCAGTTCTGGAAGCGGATGGCCCACCCACCCAACCTCGAGGCGTTCAACGCCCCAAGCCGCGAGGTTTGCACCGTCCGCCGCGAACGCACCAACACGCCGCTCCAGGCCCTGGTGACGCTGAACGACCCGCAGTTCGTCGAGGCCGCGCGGCGGCTCGCCGAGATCACCCTTCGCGACCACGCGGCCGACGACCAGCAGGCGCTCCGCTACGTAGCCAGCCGAGTGCTGTGCCGCGACTTCACCCAGGCAGAGCTGCAAGTACTGCTGGCCGACAAACAAGCCTACCTCGATCACTACCAGTCGTCGCCCGAAGACGCCGCCGCGCTGCTCGGCGTCGGCGATGCACCGCTCGACGAGCGTCTCTCGAAGGTCGATCTTGCCTGCTGGACCATGCTCTGCAGCCAGGTGATGAACCTCGACGAGGCCCTCTGCAAGTAG
- a CDS encoding N-acetyltransferase — translation MRAVYDVTGMHCRSCEAKLRESLLASPHVSQAEVSLAKNRVTVDGDTMLSLAELNNQAAEAGDYHLAPADAQEPEPSEPTTGEAADVASDQHSNGMLAEGVEHDPDQSRFVYKTDGRASVLNYERPADGVIDLKHTFVPPADRGEGIGARLAESALNYAQENGLRVKPTCSYVRSYIEENPRFEPLTKSRTEPAHDPHSGQSHDDDAEHREGGHEHKHSGHAHEHHNGGEKGWLATYKPLLLIVSYLVGGTVIAGVAAGAWTAGFLMSVFMGLFFVTFSLFKMLDLRGFAEAYTSYDLVAARWLPYAYVYPFIELGLGVAYLLGMAPVAVNIVTLVVMLVSTAGVVNAVARGRDIQCGCLGTAFDLPMSTLTIVEDATMAVMAAAMLLMRLL, via the coding sequence ATGCGAGCTGTTTACGACGTCACCGGCATGCACTGCCGTTCCTGCGAAGCGAAACTGCGCGAGTCGCTGCTCGCCAGCCCACACGTCAGCCAGGCGGAGGTGTCGCTTGCGAAGAATCGCGTCACGGTCGACGGCGACACAATGCTCTCCCTCGCCGAGCTCAATAACCAAGCAGCCGAGGCCGGCGACTACCACCTCGCCCCGGCCGACGCCCAAGAGCCTGAACCGTCCGAGCCGACCACCGGCGAAGCGGCAGACGTCGCGTCCGATCAGCACTCAAATGGCATGCTCGCCGAGGGTGTCGAGCACGACCCCGACCAGTCGCGCTTCGTCTACAAAACCGACGGCCGGGCCAGCGTGCTCAACTACGAGCGGCCCGCCGACGGCGTCATTGACCTTAAGCACACCTTTGTGCCGCCCGCCGACCGCGGCGAGGGGATCGGCGCCCGGCTGGCCGAGTCGGCGCTGAACTACGCCCAAGAGAACGGCCTGCGGGTGAAGCCGACCTGCAGCTACGTCCGCAGTTACATCGAAGAGAACCCGCGGTTCGAGCCGCTCACCAAGAGCCGGACGGAACCCGCACACGATCCGCACAGTGGGCAATCGCACGACGATGACGCGGAACATCGAGAGGGCGGCCACGAGCACAAACACAGCGGACACGCCCACGAGCATCATAACGGAGGCGAGAAGGGCTGGCTGGCGACCTACAAACCACTGCTGCTGATTGTGTCGTACCTGGTCGGCGGCACTGTCATCGCGGGCGTGGCGGCCGGAGCCTGGACCGCCGGGTTCCTAATGAGTGTGTTCATGGGATTGTTCTTCGTGACCTTCTCGCTGTTTAAGATGCTCGACCTGCGCGGCTTCGCCGAGGCGTACACCTCGTACGACCTGGTCGCGGCCCGCTGGCTGCCGTACGCCTACGTCTACCCGTTTATCGAGCTCGGGTTAGGCGTGGCCTACCTGCTGGGCATGGCGCCGGTTGCGGTGAACATCGTGACGCTGGTGGTGATGCTCGTGAGCACCGCGGGCGTGGTCAACGCCGTGGCCCGTGGGCGGGACATTCAGTGCGGTTGCCTCGGCACCGCGTTTGACCTGCCGATGAGCACGCTGACGATCGTCGAGGATGCGACGATGGCGGTGATGGCCGCGGCGATGCTGCTGATGCGGCTGCTCTAA
- a CDS encoding arylsulfatase, whose translation MPRLLAASLFCLLACLTVCPSADADDRPNIVVILVDDMGFSDLGCYGSEIETPNIDSLAQGGLRFTQFHNAGRCCPTRASLLTGLHPHQVGIGHMTAPPGQPLGFEGPYQGYLNDNCATLAEVLRGAGYHTLMTGKWHVGVDPAQQEAWPLQRGFDKYYGCLSGAINYFKPGGGRGITSGNELVPTDDEWYATDAFTDKAMEFISEAAEADDRPFFLYLAYNAPHWPLNAKESDYQKYRGKYEGGWGPMMAARQAKQRELGLFAGDVTPAEHLGPEWDSLKPQQRNRLDAVMAAYAGCLDSVDQNVGKLMEHLDQIGKRDNTLILFLSDNGACQEGGRLGNGGHKMVMNPPLRTTNGVQIGLAWANACNTPFRKYKHFVHEGGACTPLIANWPAGIAEGERGGFVRQVGYLPDFMATCVDLAAADYPQDVPPCEGESLAPLLRGNDAPIHTEPIFWEHEGNAAVRWGKWKLVCEYQKPWELYNIDADRTELNDLASAEPGKRDEMVAKWEAWARKTGVAFPERFNMYRFLQEKAAQEKQARETQQAS comes from the coding sequence ATGCCAAGACTCCTAGCCGCGTCGCTGTTCTGCCTGCTTGCCTGCCTGACCGTCTGCCCGTCGGCCGACGCTGACGACCGGCCCAATATCGTCGTCATCCTGGTCGACGACATGGGCTTCTCGGACCTCGGCTGCTACGGCTCGGAGATCGAGACCCCCAACATCGACAGCCTGGCCCAGGGCGGGTTGCGGTTCACGCAGTTCCACAACGCGGGCCGCTGCTGCCCGACGCGCGCCAGCCTGCTGACCGGGCTGCACCCACACCAGGTCGGGATCGGCCACATGACCGCGCCCCCCGGGCAGCCGCTTGGGTTCGAGGGCCCGTACCAGGGGTACCTGAACGATAACTGCGCGACGCTGGCCGAGGTGCTCCGCGGCGCCGGCTACCACACGCTGATGACCGGCAAGTGGCACGTCGGCGTCGATCCGGCTCAGCAGGAGGCGTGGCCCCTGCAGCGGGGCTTCGACAAGTACTACGGCTGCCTGAGCGGGGCGATTAACTACTTCAAGCCGGGGGGCGGCCGCGGCATCACCTCGGGCAACGAGCTGGTCCCCACCGACGACGAATGGTACGCAACCGACGCCTTCACCGACAAGGCGATGGAGTTCATCTCTGAGGCCGCCGAGGCAGACGACCGCCCGTTCTTCCTGTACCTGGCGTACAACGCGCCGCACTGGCCGCTCAACGCGAAGGAGTCGGACTACCAGAAGTACCGCGGCAAGTACGAGGGGGGCTGGGGCCCGATGATGGCGGCGCGGCAGGCCAAGCAGCGTGAGCTTGGCCTGTTCGCCGGCGACGTCACGCCGGCCGAGCACCTCGGGCCGGAGTGGGACTCGCTCAAGCCGCAGCAACGCAACCGGCTCGACGCGGTGATGGCGGCCTACGCCGGCTGCCTCGACTCGGTCGACCAGAACGTCGGCAAACTTATGGAGCACCTCGACCAGATCGGCAAGCGCGACAACACACTGATCCTGTTCCTCAGCGACAACGGCGCCTGCCAGGAAGGGGGCCGGCTCGGCAACGGCGGCCACAAGATGGTGATGAACCCGCCGCTCCGCACCACCAACGGCGTGCAGATCGGCCTCGCCTGGGCCAACGCCTGCAACACCCCCTTCCGCAAGTACAAGCACTTCGTCCACGAGGGGGGCGCCTGCACCCCGCTGATCGCCAACTGGCCGGCCGGCATCGCCGAGGGCGAACGCGGCGGCTTCGTGCGGCAGGTCGGCTACCTGCCCGACTTCATGGCGACCTGCGTCGACCTGGCGGCCGCCGACTACCCGCAGGACGTGCCGCCGTGTGAGGGCGAGTCGCTGGCGCCGCTGCTGCGGGGCAACGATGCGCCGATCCACACCGAACCGATCTTCTGGGAGCACGAGGGCAATGCAGCCGTGCGGTGGGGCAAGTGGAAGCTGGTCTGTGAGTACCAGAAGCCGTGGGAGCTGTACAACATTGACGCCGATCGCACCGAACTGAACGATCTGGCCTCAGCCGAGCCCGGCAAGCGGGACGAGATGGTAGCAAAGTGGGAGGCCTGGGCGCGGAAAACCGGCGTCGCGTTCCCCGAACGCTTCAACATGTACCGCTTCCTGCAGGAAAAAGCGGCGCAGGAAAAGCAGGCCCGCGAAACGCAGCAGGCGAGTTAG
- a CDS encoding DUF1501 domain-containing protein: MLDLTSRRQFFTSGRNLLGGAALASLLGESAQASSSAAAPGPHFAPRAKRVIYLHMVGGPSQMDLFDYKPQVRRWYDKDLPESVRQGQRLTTMTSGQSRFPIAPSKYRFAKQGECGMWMNQDLLPWLSKKADDICWMRSLHTEAINHEPAIAALQTGNQAPGRPCLGAWASYGLGPINQNLPTFAVLIAVPTNREQEQAISSRLWASGYLSGEHAGVSFRSKGDPILYINNPPGVPDHLRRRSIDGINALNQMNYQRLGDPQTATRIHQYEMAFRMQASVPELTDLASEPKHTFDLYGEAAKQPGTFAYTALMARRLSERGVRFVQVYHNNWDHHGNLGGRMPSQCRDVDQPCYALLEDLKQRGMLDDTLVIWGGEFGRTIYSQGSLSPDNYGRDHHPRCFTMWMAGGGANGGHIHGETDDFSYNITRDPIHIRDFHATILQLMGFDHERFTHRYQGLDQKLTGVVPAHVIPELIA; the protein is encoded by the coding sequence ATGCTCGACCTGACCTCCCGCCGTCAGTTCTTCACCAGCGGCCGCAACCTGCTCGGCGGCGCCGCGCTCGCCTCGCTGCTGGGCGAGTCCGCTCAGGCGTCGTCCTCGGCGGCCGCGCCCGGCCCCCACTTCGCCCCCCGCGCGAAGCGGGTGATCTACCTGCACATGGTAGGCGGGCCCTCGCAGATGGACCTGTTCGACTACAAGCCGCAGGTGCGTCGGTGGTACGACAAGGACCTGCCCGAGTCGGTGCGGCAGGGCCAACGACTCACCACGATGACCAGCGGCCAGTCCCGCTTCCCGATTGCCCCCTCTAAGTACCGCTTCGCCAAGCAGGGCGAGTGCGGCATGTGGATGAACCAGGACCTGCTCCCCTGGCTCTCCAAGAAGGCCGACGACATCTGCTGGATGCGTTCGCTGCACACCGAGGCCATCAACCACGAGCCCGCCATCGCCGCGTTGCAGACCGGCAACCAGGCGCCGGGCCGCCCCTGCCTGGGGGCGTGGGCGTCGTACGGCCTGGGGCCGATCAACCAGAACCTGCCGACCTTCGCGGTGCTGATCGCGGTCCCCACCAACCGCGAGCAAGAGCAGGCCATCTCGTCCCGCTTGTGGGCCTCTGGCTACCTGTCGGGCGAGCACGCGGGGGTCTCGTTCCGCAGCAAGGGCGACCCGATCCTGTACATCAACAACCCGCCGGGCGTGCCGGACCACCTGCGGCGCCGGTCGATCGACGGCATCAACGCCCTCAACCAGATGAACTACCAGCGGCTGGGCGATCCGCAGACCGCCACCCGCATCCACCAGTACGAGATGGCCTTCCGCATGCAGGCGAGCGTGCCGGAGCTGACCGACTTGGCCAGCGAGCCAAAGCACACGTTCGATCTCTACGGCGAGGCGGCCAAGCAGCCCGGCACCTTTGCGTACACGGCCCTGATGGCCCGCCGGTTGTCGGAACGGGGCGTGCGGTTCGTGCAGGTCTACCACAACAACTGGGACCACCACGGCAACCTCGGCGGCCGCATGCCGTCGCAGTGCCGGGACGTCGACCAGCCTTGCTACGCGCTGCTCGAGGACCTTAAGCAACGCGGCATGCTCGACGACACCCTCGTCATCTGGGGCGGCGAATTCGGACGCACCATCTACTCCCAGGGGAGCCTCTCGCCCGACAACTACGGCCGCGACCACCACCCCCGCTGCTTCACGATGTGGATGGCCGGCGGCGGAGCCAACGGCGGCCACATCCACGGCGAAACCGACGACTTCTCCTACAACATCACCCGCGACCCGATCCACATCCGCGACTTCCACGCCACGATCCTGCAGCTGATGGGGTTCGACCACGAGCGGTTCACCCACCGCTACCAGGGCCTCGACCAGAAGCTGACCGGCGTGGTCCCCGCGCACGTTATCCCGGAGTTGATCGCGTAG